In Littorina saxatilis isolate snail1 linkage group LG8, US_GU_Lsax_2.0, whole genome shotgun sequence, a single genomic region encodes these proteins:
- the LOC138973398 gene encoding uncharacterized protein isoform X1 gives MYHRESVKVPVALTNCRYFAFGVCFDYWELAIEATATMPSRTQAGGTSFDLSSDKKFHGSRAGRTVKQKELSQSFIDPLDIEATFILQLCQAEHRQVVLLLLI, from the exons ATGTATCACCGTGAGTCAGTAAAAGTGCCCGTTGCCCTGACAAACTGTCGATACTTTGCGTTCGGCGTTTGCTTTGATTACTGGGAACTTGC CATTGAGGCTACAGCAACAATGCCAAGCAGAACACAGGCAGGCGGTACTTCTTTTGATCTCAGCAG CGACAAGAAGTTTCATGGATCAAGAGCTGGCAGGACTGTGAAGCAGAAAGAGCTATCTCAGTCTTTCATTGACCCACTAGA CATTGAGGCTACGTTCATACTGCAACTGTGCCAAGCAGAACACAGGCAGGTGGTGCTTCTTCTCTTGATCTAA
- the LOC138973398 gene encoding uncharacterized protein isoform X2 has protein sequence MYHRESVKVPVALTNCRYFAFGVCFDYWELAIEATATMPSRTQAGGTSFDLSSDKKFHGSRAGRTVKQKELSQSFIDPLDLTIEVTVESGEDQED, from the exons ATGTATCACCGTGAGTCAGTAAAAGTGCCCGTTGCCCTGACAAACTGTCGATACTTTGCGTTCGGCGTTTGCTTTGATTACTGGGAACTTGC CATTGAGGCTACAGCAACAATGCCAAGCAGAACACAGGCAGGCGGTACTTCTTTTGATCTCAGCAG CGACAAGAAGTTTCATGGATCAAGAGCTGGCAGGACTGTGAAGCAGAAAGAGCTATCTCAGTCTTTCATTGACCCACTAGA CCTCACAATTGAAGTTACAGTTGAGTCTGGAGAGGATCAGGAGGACTAG
- the LOC138973401 gene encoding serine-rich adhesin for platelets-like, with protein MHKKARSFTLPQHPETALPSTPSCTSQEGTTSENLHLRLKPLRSKVRVQAFLNGIREDFINKVNVLEPGGFADLLIERGVLTETDNESIGAGHLPTPKEKARRVWTILSGIDHNIFVHDVLPVLCERHAHIIPESFWISNRSPHDSRASSRRGSEASVGVEGGGCTRCEIRRRLRPSTLADFLLKAEVMSSDVYSDLTRHQRITPDYVWDTIFRGFTKLSAGDAQRLQLDMTSLLTHHSLRVPDDIVDLMTEGFRCCCCCSLRSGTATRSMLLHLKTHSLRRPSHDSTASDTSSSTAYPSSETDVSISNKSSDSESLRSEVSHAPSRDLCDVAMPTRHPISSSVPEMTSSSNRGLSNLWRFLGELENRGGPDSLGLFLSGGAATGKMAPRSKREQLKMNQTWHGRRKASELKAVSSECWTGYGSTENLKNTTAVSRESLVSQVLRELDNAKSLQEPQSLADIKSSISDKTAARVQSPSGNSAVKISSDSQSQSQSVKVTTKTEPDSHSVLQSGITDTETNSDFYSVSQSDSTDVKTRTDSQSVSQPLMIETESKMDSQLPSPTPHKGDTAADRSTHISDISNPSKRQIAAPTPVQLKLSSTFTTKSGSAEQSSPRSSTSSRAVSSKESSVKLSSAKRQADVPSSLPLKSSSDIATEDLCVVQSSSQSPAGSRVSSEESSMKLSSLQGLSSPVSLFSSASSDDEKLKNFRKALTKGDYERHRSVLHGTAPTCGQEDDDVISHNDIISPDDVMVDVFFDEEDVSTRQPDSSGGDQSSRVDRLSLVSTSLDQRSTEGSHAGQDDFISQTVERVKKNRDLQEFRSIVASDVNSAEKLREKYSQAVITDDTAKEEIGQLLQAYTDMELLHSEIAEKLKTTTDRLRLDAEDHNSSPDTSEKAVSSEMFHLCSHIQDLCDDMLVSTRTFLLCAFHLNTQEQLTSLCTRTETEHVVHDVMVLLQLTSLEAWQSVQRLDEMRDQLCVGGASEEGPSLEEVISLVQTFLENS; from the exons GTTCCAAAGTCAGGGTCCAGGCCTTTCTGAATGGTATACGCGAGGACTTTATCAACAAGGTGAACGTCCTCGAACCTGGCGGTTTTGCAGACCTACTGATCGAACGTGGCGTGCTGACAGAGACCGACAATGAGTCGATAGGAGCTGGTCACCTTCCTACACCTAAAGAAAAAGCCAG GCGTGTGTGGACAATCCTCTCCGGTATCGATCACAATATCTTCGTTCACGATGTGCTGCCCGTCCTGTGTGAACGACACGCTCACATCATCCCAGAGTCCTTCTGGATCAGCAATCGCAGTCCCCACGACAGCAGAGCCAGCAGCAGACGAGGCTCTGAGGCATCTGTGGGTGTGGAGGGTGGGGGGTGTACCCGATGCGAGATCAGGCGACGATTGAGACCTTCCACCCTCGCTGACTTCCTGTTGAAAGCTGAGGTTATGAGTTCAGATGTGTACAG TGACCTCACGCGACACCAGCGCATTACTCCAGACTACGTGTGGGACACCATTTTCAGGGGGTTCACCAAACTGTCTGCAGGCGATGCTCAGCGGCTTCaactggatatgacgtcattgctAACACATCACAGTCTTCGTGTGCCAGACGACATCGTGGATTTGATGACGGAAGGATTccgttgctgttgctgttgctcgCTTCGCTCCGGAACAGCGACT cgTTCTATGTTGCTTCACCTGAAAACGCACAGTCTTCGACGACCATCCCATGACTCCACTGCCAGCGACACGTCATCATCCACAGCGTACCCGTCATCAGAAACTGACGTCAGCATCTCTAACAAATCCTCGGACTCCGAGAGCCTTCGCAGCGAAGTTAGTCACGCACCCTCTCGCGACCTTTGTGACGTAGCCATGCCCACACGTCATCCCATCTCATCGTCAGTTCCAGAAATGACGTCATCGTCCAACAGAGGATTGTCCAATCTGTGGAGGTTTCTTGGTGAATTAGAGAATCGTGGGGGACCTGACAGCCTAGGGCTTTTCCTATCTGGGGGAGCTGCCACTGGGAAAATGGCCCCACGTTCAAAGCGAGAACAGCTGAAGATGAATCAAACGTGGCATGGTCGAAGAAAAGCTTCAGAACTGAAGGCGGTTAGTAGTGAGTGTTGGACTGGTTATGGCAGTACAGAGAATCTGAAAAACACCACTGCAGTGAGCCGGGAATCTCTGGTGTCTCAGGTTCTGAGAGAACTGGACAATGCAAAGAGTTTGCAAGAGCCACAGAGTTTAGCAGATATCAAGTCGTCCATCTCTGATAAAACAGCAGCCCGTGTGCAATCGCCGTCTGGAAACAGTGCAGTGAAAATTAGCTCTGATTCTCAGTCACAGTCACAGTCTGTCAAAGTTACGACGAAAACGGAACCTGACTCTCACTCAGTACTACAATCTGGCATCACTGATACGGAAACAAATTCTGACTTTTATTCGGTTTCACAATCTGACTCAACTGATGTGAAAACACGAACTGACTCTCAGTCAGTGTCACAACCTCTTATGATTGAAACAGAATCAAAAATGGACTCACAACTACCATCACCTACACCACACAAAGGCGATACAGCAGCAGACAGGAGCACTCACATATCAGACATTTCTAACCCCAGCAAAAGGCAGATAGCTGCGCCGACTCCTGTTCAGTTAAAACTTTCTTCAACTTTCACAACGAAAAGTGGTTCTGCTGAACAATCTTCGCCACGAAGCAGTACAAGTTCTAGAGCTGTCTCATCAAAAGAAAGTTCTGTAAAGCTTAGCTCAGCCAAACGACAGGCAGATGTACCTTCTTCTCTGCCGTTAAAATCTTCTTCAGATATCGCAACAGAAGATCTTTGTGTTGTGCAAAGTTCTTCACAAAGTCCCGCAGGTTCTCGCGTGTCTTCAGAAGAAAGTTCTATGAAGCTCAGTTCGCTCCAAGGCCTCTCCTCTCCTGTGTCCTTGTTTTCTTCCGCGTCGTCTGATGACGAAAAGCTCAAAAATTTCCGTAAGGCTCTCACCAAAGGAGATTACGAAAGGCATCGCTCTGTCCTGCATGGAACTGCACCCACCTGCGGCCAAGAAgacgatgacgtcatatctcaTAATGACATCATATCACCTGATGACGTCATGGTTGACGTGTTTTTTGATGAGGAAGACGTGTCAACCAGACAACCAGACAGTTCTGGTGGCGACCAGTCTTCACGGGTTGACCGGCTTTCGCTTGTTTCAACTTCCCTCGACCAACGCTCGACAGAAGGTTCACATGCGGGCCAGGATGATTTCATCAGCCAAACGGTGGAGCGAGTAAAGAAGAACCGTGACCTTCAAGAGTTCCGATCCATTGTTGCAAGTGACGTCAACAGCGCGGAAAAGTTGAGGGAAAAGTACAGCCAAGCTGTCATCACTGACGACACAGCCAAAGAGGAAATCGGACAACTGCTCCAAGCCTACACAGACATGGAACTCTTGCACTCTG AAATAGCCGAGAAactcaaaacaacaactgaccGCTTGAGACTGGACGCAGAAGACCATAATTCCTCCCCCGACACTTCTGAAAAAGCTGTTTCATCTGAAATGTTTCACCTGTGCTCGCACATTCAGGATCTGTGCGACGACATGCTAGTGTCCACAAGAACGTTTCTTCTCTGCGCGTTCCACCTCAACACGCAAGAACAGCTGACGTCACTATGCACGCGCACCGAGACCGAGCACGTTGTCCATGACGTCATGGTTCTGCTGCAACTGACAAGCTTGGAGGCGTGGCAGAGCGTCCAGCGATTGGATGAAATGAGAGATCagttgtgtgtgggtggggctTCGGAAGAGGGGCCGAGTTTGGAAGAGGTCATATCATTGGTGCAAACTTTTCTTGAAAATTCGTGA